A genome region from Cloacibacillus sp. includes the following:
- the hutI gene encoding imidazolonepropionase: MEKATLIIENAAQLLTCAKDAPDSIGLVAGGAVAVCGEKILAAGTKEEVMKYAAPETKKIDASGRVVMPGFVDCHTHAVFGGTRVEEYCARIETDDLEELARRGVPMGIMVTLSATRGLPTEVLYEQSASRVRRMILAGTTTLESKSGYSLNVEGELRQLKINKMLAETLPIDISSTFLGAHGWAPDMTKQSYMEMLIGEMIPEAGKSGLAEACDIWCDEGHYERDDCEKILAAGRAAGMEPKIHAGAYSYVGGEDLAADMKMWSADHLNYTPKAALEKLARAGVTGVVLPGIDFAVNHTLFFDPRPMYEAGLELGMATNCCPGCWCTSMPFIISLACRQHHMTPARALRAATYGSACALKRDEKIGSLEAGKQADIIILDLPTYEDVAYRLGENPVSAVIRHGKISVENGVIAE, from the coding sequence ATGGAAAAAGCAACGCTGATAATAGAAAACGCGGCGCAGCTCCTCACCTGCGCAAAAGACGCGCCCGACTCCATAGGGCTCGTAGCGGGCGGCGCGGTCGCCGTCTGCGGTGAAAAAATACTTGCCGCGGGCACAAAAGAAGAGGTCATGAAATACGCGGCCCCTGAGACGAAGAAAATAGACGCCTCAGGCCGCGTCGTGATGCCCGGCTTCGTAGACTGCCACACCCACGCCGTGTTCGGAGGAACGCGCGTTGAAGAATATTGCGCCCGCATAGAGACGGACGACCTCGAAGAGCTGGCGCGCCGCGGCGTCCCGATGGGGATAATGGTGACGCTCTCAGCAACACGCGGGCTGCCGACGGAGGTGCTCTACGAACAGTCCGCAAGCCGCGTGCGCCGCATGATACTAGCCGGCACGACGACGCTTGAAAGCAAGAGCGGCTACAGCCTGAACGTCGAAGGCGAGCTTCGCCAGCTCAAAATAAATAAAATGCTGGCCGAAACGCTGCCGATAGACATCTCCTCCACCTTCCTGGGCGCTCACGGCTGGGCCCCCGACATGACGAAACAGTCGTACATGGAGATGCTCATCGGCGAAATGATCCCCGAAGCTGGCAAAAGCGGGCTTGCCGAGGCGTGCGACATCTGGTGCGACGAAGGCCATTATGAGCGTGACGACTGCGAAAAAATACTTGCCGCGGGACGCGCCGCCGGAATGGAGCCAAAAATACACGCCGGCGCCTACTCCTACGTAGGCGGAGAAGACCTTGCCGCCGATATGAAAATGTGGTCGGCCGACCATCTCAACTACACGCCGAAGGCGGCGCTTGAAAAACTGGCCCGCGCCGGAGTGACTGGTGTAGTGCTTCCCGGCATAGACTTTGCCGTCAACCACACGTTGTTCTTTGACCCGCGCCCCATGTACGAGGCCGGCCTTGAACTTGGGATGGCTACAAACTGCTGCCCCGGCTGCTGGTGCACCTCGATGCCCTTCATCATAAGCCTCGCCTGCCGCCAACACCACATGACGCCCGCACGAGCGCTGCGCGCCGCCACCTACGGAAGCGCCTGCGCCTTAAAACGCGACGAAAAAATCGGCTCGCTTGAAGCGGGCAAACAGGCCGACATAATAATCCTCGACCTGCCCACATACGAAGACGTCGCCTACCGCCTTGGAGAAAATCCGGT
- a CDS encoding urocanate hydratase, translating to MAGNAEILYEVKAQRGNTLRCKGWRQETILRMLENNMENAEHPEKLIIYGGNGKCARNWESYHAIVKSLKELEDDETLVVQSGMPVAVFKTHKYAPVVVMATTNFMRPSWETFYDLEAKNLTIFAQYTAAPWEYIGTQGVIEGTFETLAAVGIKHYNGSMENRILLTAGAGGMGGNQTWGMKMHGGVAIVVDADIETLERRVEKDYLDEIVGSLDEAIEKAKAHVASKTPRSFGVVGNAADCFEHAYEIGFMPDVLTEMCPCHDPVSYIPSGYTPDQARELRNADMDKYLVLARETMKRQLAVMLKYLDKGVPVFEYGTSIRKECRDAGFPEAEAMRLPAFVADYIRPLFCEGRGPFRWTCISGEASDLKRTDELAMELFGDDPVVGRWIPLASKHLPIEALPARICYMGFGQRKKFALAVNDLIKKGEIKGPVAFSRDNLDSGSIVNPTFESERMPDGGDLISDWPMLNGLLNACGMCDLIAIQANYSMGEAVHTGVTQIADGTADADVRLEVAMTVDSGIGVIRHAQAGYTSAKDVANGKGKLTPEGIKVPLWWEPAEKVTFGPDGSDKL from the coding sequence ATGGCAGGCAACGCAGAAATTCTTTATGAGGTAAAGGCGCAGCGCGGAAACACATTGAGGTGCAAAGGGTGGCGTCAGGAGACGATCCTCCGTATGCTCGAAAACAACATGGAGAACGCGGAGCATCCTGAAAAGCTGATCATCTACGGCGGAAACGGCAAATGCGCGCGTAACTGGGAATCCTATCACGCAATCGTAAAGAGCCTCAAAGAACTCGAAGACGACGAGACGCTTGTCGTACAGTCCGGTATGCCCGTCGCCGTATTCAAAACGCACAAATACGCTCCCGTCGTTGTAATGGCTACGACAAACTTCATGCGTCCCTCATGGGAGACATTCTATGACCTCGAAGCGAAGAACCTCACAATATTCGCCCAGTACACAGCGGCTCCGTGGGAATACATCGGCACCCAGGGCGTTATCGAAGGAACATTTGAAACACTGGCCGCAGTAGGCATCAAGCACTACAACGGCAGCATGGAAAACCGCATCCTCCTCACGGCGGGCGCGGGCGGCATGGGCGGCAACCAGACATGGGGAATGAAGATGCACGGCGGAGTCGCGATCGTAGTCGATGCTGACATCGAGACCCTCGAGCGCCGCGTTGAAAAAGATTACCTCGACGAAATAGTCGGCTCGCTTGACGAAGCCATCGAAAAAGCGAAGGCGCATGTAGCCTCCAAGACACCGCGCTCATTCGGCGTAGTCGGCAACGCTGCGGACTGCTTCGAGCACGCCTATGAGATCGGATTCATGCCCGACGTCCTCACCGAGATGTGCCCCTGCCACGACCCCGTGTCCTACATCCCGTCAGGCTACACCCCCGACCAGGCGCGCGAACTCCGCAACGCCGACATGGACAAATACCTTGTTCTCGCCCGCGAGACAATGAAGCGCCAGCTCGCCGTAATGCTCAAGTACCTTGACAAGGGCGTGCCCGTGTTTGAATACGGCACCAGCATCCGCAAGGAATGCCGCGACGCCGGATTCCCCGAGGCGGAAGCGATGAGACTGCCCGCGTTCGTAGCCGACTACATCCGCCCGCTCTTCTGCGAAGGCCGCGGACCCTTCCGCTGGACCTGCATCTCCGGCGAAGCGTCAGACCTTAAGAGGACGGACGAACTTGCAATGGAACTCTTCGGAGACGACCCCGTGGTCGGCCGCTGGATCCCGCTCGCAAGCAAACATCTTCCCATCGAAGCGCTCCCCGCTCGTATCTGCTACATGGGCTTCGGTCAGAGAAAGAAGTTTGCGCTTGCGGTCAACGACCTGATCAAGAAGGGCGAGATAAAGGGCCCCGTGGCCTTCTCACGCGACAACCTTGACTCCGGCTCGATCGTCAACCCCACATTTGAATCAGAAAGAATGCCCGACGGCGGCGACCTCATCTCCGACTGGCCGATGCTCAACGGTCTTCTCAACGCCTGCGGCATGTGCGACCTTATCGCGATACAGGCCAACTACTCAATGGGTGAAGCGGTACACACAGGGGTGACCCAGATAGCGGACGGCACAGCGGACGCCGACGTGCGCCTCGAAGTAGCCATGACGGTCGACTCAGGGATCGGCGTAATCCGCCACGCTCAGGCCGGATACACGTCAGCGAAAGACGTAGCGAATGGCAAAGGCAAGCTCACCCCTGAAGGCATCAAAGTTCCTCTCTGGTGGGAGCCCGCCGAGAAAGTGACCTTCGGCCCCGACGGAAGCGACAAGCTGTAA